In Streptomyces sp. NBC_01707, a genomic segment contains:
- a CDS encoding glycerophosphodiester phosphodiesterase family protein — protein MTSLRHPYLDHPVTIPFAHRGGAADGIENTTAAFHRAAEAGYRYFETDVHTTSDGRLVAFHDTTLDRVTDARGRIADLPWSEVRQARVAGREPLPLFEELLEEFPDARWNVDIKAEPALVPLIDLIRRTDAWDRVCVGSFSETRVARAHRLAGPRLATSYGVRGVLGLRLRSYGIPAALRAGAVCAQVPESQNGVRVVDRRFVREAHARGLQVHVWTVNEPERMAALLDLGVDGIMTDHIETLRKVLSERGAWA, from the coding sequence GTGACCTCCCTACGCCACCCGTATCTGGACCATCCCGTGACGATCCCGTTCGCCCACCGCGGCGGAGCGGCGGACGGGATCGAGAACACGACGGCCGCATTCCACCGGGCCGCCGAGGCCGGCTACCGGTACTTCGAGACCGATGTGCACACGACGTCGGACGGCCGCCTGGTCGCCTTCCACGACACCACCCTGGACCGGGTGACGGACGCCCGGGGCCGGATAGCCGACCTGCCGTGGAGCGAGGTGCGGCAGGCCCGGGTGGCGGGTCGCGAACCGCTGCCGCTGTTCGAGGAGTTGCTGGAGGAATTCCCCGACGCCCGCTGGAACGTGGACATCAAGGCCGAGCCGGCCCTGGTCCCGCTGATCGATCTGATCCGCCGGACGGACGCCTGGGACCGGGTGTGCGTCGGATCGTTCTCGGAGACCCGGGTGGCCAGGGCGCACCGCCTCGCGGGCCCCCGGCTCGCCACCTCGTACGGTGTCCGCGGCGTCCTCGGCCTGCGGCTGCGCTCGTACGGCATACCGGCCGCGCTGCGCGCCGGAGCGGTGTGCGCGCAGGTCCCGGAGAGCCAGAACGGGGTCAGGGTGGTCGACCGGCGCTTCGTCCGGGAGGCCCATGCGCGCGGGCTCCAGGTCCATGTCTGGACGGTGAACGAACCGGAGCGGATGGCAGCGCTCCTCGATCTCGGTGTGGATGGCATCATGACCGATCACATCGAGACGCTGCGCAAGGTGCTGAGCGAGCGGGGGGCCTGGGCCTGA
- a CDS encoding YitT family protein, producing MSNTAVPRGAHLTRRLVQLYVGLALYGVSSALLVRAGLGLEPWGVLHQGLAERTGLSIGVVAIIVGAAVLLLWIPMRQRPGLGTVSNVFAIGLAMDGTLAVVPQVHGLAGRILVMVAGIVLNGVATGLYIAARFGPGPRDGLMTGLHRSTGRSIRTVRTAIEVAVVATGFALGGSLGVGTVLYALGIGPLAQLFLRLFAVPGADLAGRTAAPAPESGTTAVTAPSPEEAILPQ from the coding sequence TTGTCCAACACCGCCGTCCCGCGCGGGGCGCACCTCACACGACGGCTGGTTCAGCTGTACGTCGGTCTGGCCCTGTACGGAGTGAGCTCGGCGCTTCTCGTCCGCGCCGGGCTCGGCCTCGAACCCTGGGGGGTGCTGCACCAGGGCCTCGCCGAGCGCACCGGGCTCTCCATCGGAGTCGTCGCGATCATCGTCGGCGCGGCGGTCCTGCTGCTCTGGATCCCGATGAGGCAGCGCCCCGGTCTCGGGACGGTCTCCAACGTCTTCGCCATCGGCCTCGCCATGGACGGCACGCTCGCCGTCGTCCCCCAGGTGCACGGCCTCGCCGGACGCATCCTGGTGATGGTCGCGGGGATCGTGCTCAACGGTGTCGCGACGGGGCTGTACATCGCGGCGCGGTTCGGCCCCGGTCCGCGCGACGGGCTGATGACCGGACTGCACCGGAGCACCGGCCGTTCCATCCGGACGGTCCGCACGGCAATCGAGGTGGCGGTGGTGGCGACCGGCTTCGCGCTCGGCGGCTCCCTGGGAGTGGGTACGGTCCTCTACGCGCTCGGCATCGGCCCGCTCGCCCAGCTCTTCCTGCGCCTGTTCGCCGTCCCCGGGGCGGATCTCGCCGGCCGGACCGCCGCCCCCGCGCCGGAGTCCGGCACCACCGCCGTCACCGCACCGTCACCGGAGGAGGCCATACTTCCGCAGTGA
- a CDS encoding PLP-dependent aminotransferase family protein, with amino-acid sequence MAQWTSAVGAAQLARQLQAQQQKPIGPGTRRPPAYRALADGIRLLVLEGRVPVAARLPAERELALGLSVSRTTVAAAYEALRAEGFLESRRGAGSWTAVPAGNPLPARGLEPLPPESLGSMIDLGCASLPAPEPWLTRAVQGALEELPPYAHTHGDYPAGLPALRQMIADRYTERGIATMPEQIMVTTGAMGAIDAICHLFAGRGERIAVESPSYANILQLMREAGARLVPVAMEEGIGGWDMNRWRHVLRDAAPRLAYVVADFHNPTGALADENQRRALVDAARSAGTVLVVDETMNELHLDDDVEMPRRVCAFDPAGSTVLTVGSASKAFWAGMRIGWVRAAPDVIRSLVSARAYADMGTPVLEQLAINWLMRTGGWEEAVEIRRGQARENRDALVAAVRRELPEWEFEVPRGGLTLWVRTGGLSGSRLAVAGERVGVRVPSGPRFGVDGAFEGYVRLPFTVGGPVADEAAVRLAAAARLVGSGASAGAEAPRTFVA; translated from the coding sequence ATGGCGCAGTGGACTTCGGCCGTCGGTGCCGCGCAGCTCGCCCGGCAGCTCCAGGCCCAGCAGCAGAAGCCCATCGGCCCCGGCACCCGCAGGCCGCCGGCCTACCGCGCGCTGGCAGACGGCATCCGGCTACTCGTCCTCGAGGGCCGGGTGCCGGTCGCCGCCCGGCTCCCCGCCGAGCGTGAACTGGCGCTCGGCCTGTCCGTCAGCCGCACCACCGTCGCCGCCGCCTACGAGGCGCTGCGGGCGGAGGGGTTCCTGGAGTCCCGCCGCGGCGCCGGAAGCTGGACCGCGGTACCGGCAGGCAATCCACTGCCCGCCCGCGGCCTCGAACCGCTGCCCCCGGAGTCGCTCGGTTCGATGATCGACCTGGGCTGTGCCTCGCTGCCCGCGCCCGAACCCTGGCTGACCCGCGCCGTCCAGGGCGCACTGGAAGAACTGCCGCCGTACGCGCACACCCACGGCGACTACCCCGCGGGGCTGCCCGCGCTGCGGCAGATGATCGCCGACCGCTACACCGAGCGCGGCATCGCGACCATGCCGGAACAGATCATGGTCACCACCGGTGCGATGGGCGCGATCGACGCCATCTGTCATCTCTTCGCGGGGCGCGGCGAGCGGATCGCGGTGGAGTCCCCGTCGTACGCCAACATCCTGCAGCTGATGCGGGAGGCCGGCGCCCGGTTGGTGCCCGTGGCCATGGAGGAGGGGATCGGCGGCTGGGACATGAACCGCTGGCGGCACGTGCTGCGGGACGCGGCCCCCCGGCTCGCCTACGTCGTGGCGGACTTCCACAACCCCACCGGCGCGCTCGCGGACGAGAACCAGCGCCGGGCCCTGGTGGACGCGGCCCGCTCCGCCGGGACCGTCCTGGTCGTCGACGAGACGATGAACGAGCTCCACCTGGACGACGACGTCGAGATGCCGCGCCGGGTCTGCGCCTTCGATCCGGCGGGCAGCACCGTGCTCACCGTCGGCTCGGCCAGCAAAGCCTTCTGGGCCGGCATGCGGATCGGCTGGGTACGGGCCGCCCCGGACGTGATCCGCAGTCTGGTTTCCGCCCGGGCTTACGCCGACATGGGCACCCCCGTGCTGGAGCAGCTCGCGATCAACTGGCTGATGCGCACCGGGGGCTGGGAGGAAGCGGTGGAGATCCGCCGCGGCCAGGCACGGGAGAACCGGGACGCGCTGGTCGCGGCGGTGCGCCGGGAACTGCCGGAGTGGGAGTTCGAGGTGCCGCGCGGCGGCCTGACGCTCTGGGTGCGCACGGGTGGACTCTCGGGGTCGCGACTGGCCGTGGCGGGGGAGCGCGTGGGGGTGCGGGTGCCATCGGGACCGCGATTCGGTGTCGACGGCGCGTTCGAAGGGTACGTACGGCTGCCGTTCACGGTCGGTGGGCCGGTGGCGGACGAGGCGGCGGTGCGGCTCGCGGCGGCGGCGCGGCTGGTCGGGTCGGGGGCGAGTGCGGGGGCGGAGGCGCCGAGGACATTCGTCGCCTGA
- a CDS encoding ankyrin repeat domain-containing protein, with product MSEVPDPEVVELATKVFDLARRGETETLAAYVDAGVPANLTNDRGDSLVMLAAYHGHAEAVTALVGRGADPDRANDRGQTPLAGAVFKGEDAVIEALLAAGADPAAGTPSALDTARMFGKADLLELFGSR from the coding sequence ATGAGCGAAGTCCCAGATCCCGAGGTCGTGGAGCTGGCGACCAAGGTCTTCGACCTGGCGCGCCGCGGGGAGACCGAGACGCTCGCCGCGTACGTGGATGCCGGTGTGCCCGCGAACCTGACCAACGACCGGGGCGATTCGCTGGTGATGCTCGCGGCTTATCACGGGCACGCCGAGGCGGTCACCGCCCTCGTCGGCCGTGGCGCCGACCCGGACCGGGCCAACGACCGCGGGCAGACGCCGCTTGCCGGCGCCGTCTTCAAGGGGGAGGACGCGGTCATCGAGGCACTGCTCGCCGCAGGTGCCGACCCGGCGGCCGGAACACCGTCCGCGCTGGACACCGCGCGCATGTTCGGCAAGGCCGACCTGCTGGAACTCTTCGGCTCCCGCTGA